The genomic DNA CACATCCCAGGTGGCATAACGTCACAGAAGTGTCCTGGTTCAACAAATGGGAGACTGGTGTCACTAAAGACCTGAGCCTGAACCCAGAGTATGCAGATCGTGTGGAATACCATCGACAAACAGAAAAGGACTCCACCCTGAGAAtcacagacctgagagagagtGACTCAACTGAGTACAAGTTCAGATTTACAACTGATGAGGCAAGATGGGGGTACAGCTTCCCTGGAACAACTCTGACTGTCACAGGTAACATAGCACATTATAACGTTTTGAAGAGTCATGATGTTAATAATTAACTCAAACCAATTCTGAACCATGTACTATTTTTTTGCTCTCCTTTAATTCAGGTTCTCAGGTGGAGGTGACTCCTAAATGGAGATCAGAGTCGAAgacactgtcctgtatcaccaccTGTACTCTGAGTAACCCCAACCCCATCTATATCTGGTACAAGAACGGACAACATCTAGATGAGAGCACCTCCCCCCAGTACAAAGACCCAGTCTCCAGTAACTATGACGATAGTTACTCCTGTGCTGTAAAAGGCCATGAGGATCTCCACTctcctgcagtgtgtgagtgTTTCTTTATTAACAATACTGTTTAACCTCTGTGTGTTGGTTTCACTTTGAGAACTTGAGAACTTTTAGCATTTCTAGAAAGAACTGAGAATACAATCTGTTGACCTCTTGTTATGTCACTGTGTTTCAGGTGTTCAGGGTCAGAGCTGCAGCAGAGTGAATTACACCAAGAGGAGAATCTGTGTCTTGAAGGGGTCAACAGTTGACATA from Oncorhynchus keta strain PuntledgeMale-10-30-2019 chromosome 10, Oket_V2, whole genome shotgun sequence includes the following:
- the LOC127931942 gene encoding sialic acid-binding Ig-like lectin 12; this encodes MNVTYTHQSICALKGSTVDISCFYTHPRWHNVTEVSWFNKWETGVTKDLSLNPEYADRVEYHRQTEKDSTLRITDLRESDSTEYKFRFTTDEARWGYSFPGTTLTVTGSQVEVTPKWRSESKTLSCITTCTLSNPNPIYIWYKNGQHLDESTSPQYKDPVSSNYDDSYSCAVKGHEDLHSPAVFRVRAAAE